In one Micromonospora polyrhachis genomic region, the following are encoded:
- the drmB gene encoding DUF1998 domain-containing protein: MTDPQRNLRVGALRPNQLLHTYGVGSVADLPSLSVMTLGLDHWDLARSTVTTEDRLLALMRAKLGSQVQALRLPPHLPETSDPFAEWARIGVPVALFPTWLRCSDTRCNRLAPTDTGIFELLSSHLPDKVRYVHGCRGNGGRRPTAVPARFVLACGNGHLDDFPWSYFVHRGNDPGVGHTLKLSERGSTGEAVNVFVSCDADGCGAIRPMSDAIGVQAEQHLPACRGRHPHLGTYETCDAATRTLALGATNSWFAMQLPVISLPRAEHPVDHVVADHWQTLQLLAGLDAPIAKMILPTQTCWPEVEPYGVDRVWEAIQHCAQAGPAEDDQDTDDVLTPEWRAFTTNTTTELPDFTTRPVPVSAQHEDWLRNVVLVPRLRKVAALYGFTRIDAPEWDVLDTPDRRRAPLSIEDPTWLPCAEMRGEGIFLRFDEARVVEWEHQPEVKQREQLLIRAHDRWRAQRQLPPGGWPGLRYVLLHTFSHVLIRELALECGYSAAGIGERIYAWPGETPAAGVLLYTAAPDSEGTLGGLVSLGRADRLGPLVERALETARLCSSDPLCAEHDPTVHGRLSAAACHACLFAAETSCHRGNHYLDRALLVDTLTGSGYGFFP; encoded by the coding sequence ATGACCGATCCGCAGCGCAACCTTCGCGTCGGGGCGTTGCGTCCCAACCAACTCCTGCACACCTACGGTGTCGGCTCCGTCGCCGACCTGCCCAGTCTGTCGGTCATGACGCTTGGCCTGGACCACTGGGATCTGGCCCGCTCCACCGTGACCACCGAGGATCGCCTGCTGGCGCTGATGCGGGCCAAGCTCGGCAGCCAGGTCCAGGCCCTGCGGCTGCCCCCGCACCTGCCCGAGACCTCGGACCCGTTCGCCGAATGGGCCCGGATCGGCGTGCCCGTCGCCCTGTTTCCGACCTGGTTACGCTGCTCCGACACCCGGTGCAACCGGCTGGCCCCCACCGATACCGGCATCTTCGAGCTGCTCTCCTCCCACCTGCCAGACAAGGTCCGCTATGTGCACGGGTGCCGGGGCAACGGTGGCCGGCGCCCCACCGCCGTGCCGGCCCGATTCGTGCTGGCCTGCGGCAACGGTCACCTGGACGACTTCCCCTGGTCCTATTTCGTCCACCGGGGCAACGACCCTGGCGTGGGCCACACCCTGAAGCTCTCGGAGCGTGGCAGCACCGGTGAAGCGGTCAACGTCTTCGTCTCCTGCGACGCGGACGGCTGCGGGGCGATACGACCCATGTCCGACGCGATCGGGGTGCAGGCCGAACAGCACCTGCCCGCCTGCCGGGGGCGGCATCCCCACCTCGGTACGTACGAGACGTGCGACGCGGCTACCCGCACGCTGGCTCTGGGGGCCACCAACAGCTGGTTCGCCATGCAGCTACCGGTAATCAGCCTGCCCCGGGCCGAACACCCGGTCGACCACGTCGTCGCCGACCACTGGCAGACCCTGCAACTACTGGCCGGATTGGACGCTCCGATCGCCAAGATGATCCTGCCGACGCAGACCTGCTGGCCAGAGGTGGAGCCGTACGGCGTGGACCGGGTTTGGGAGGCGATACAGCACTGCGCCCAGGCGGGGCCCGCCGAAGACGACCAGGACACCGACGACGTGCTCACGCCCGAGTGGCGGGCGTTCACCACCAACACCACAACCGAACTACCCGACTTCACCACCCGACCGGTGCCGGTGTCGGCCCAGCATGAGGACTGGCTGCGCAACGTCGTCCTCGTACCCCGACTGCGCAAGGTCGCCGCCCTGTACGGCTTCACCCGAATCGACGCGCCCGAGTGGGACGTACTCGACACTCCGGATCGGCGCAGAGCACCGCTGTCCATCGAGGACCCGACCTGGCTGCCCTGTGCGGAAATGCGCGGCGAAGGAATCTTCCTACGCTTCGACGAGGCCCGGGTCGTCGAGTGGGAACACCAGCCGGAGGTCAAGCAACGCGAGCAGCTACTGATCCGGGCGCATGACAGGTGGCGGGCCCAGCGCCAGCTGCCGCCGGGTGGGTGGCCCGGCCTGCGTTACGTCCTGCTGCACACCTTCTCCCATGTGCTTATCCGGGAACTCGCGCTGGAGTGTGGCTACAGCGCGGCCGGCATCGGCGAACGCATCTATGCCTGGCCGGGTGAGACACCCGCCGCCGGAGTCCTGCTCTACACCGCCGCCCCGGACAGCGAAGGCACCCTCGGTGGCCTGGTCTCGCTCGGCCGCGCCGACCGGCTCGGCCCACTCGTCGAACGAGCCCTGGAAACCGCCCGGCTGTGCAGCTCCGATCCGCTCTGCGCCGAGCACGATCCCACCGTGCACGGCCGGCTCTCGGCAGCCGCCTGCCACGCCTGCCTCTTCGCCGCCGAGACCTCCTGTCATCGAGGAAACCACTACCTCGACCGGGCACTGCTGGTCGACACCCTCACCGGCAGCGGGTACGGATTCTTCCCCTGA
- a CDS encoding IS982 family transposase — MTADINTLLTALYVFVDDHLVPRRRRPGRPQRLSDAELVCLMITQVLFDFPRERHWIRWAGTHLRDMFPYLPTASGYGKRVRGSGQLIATVLRALAHVTPTSAPILRLIDSTPVPCGTSRETTKRSDLAGDAGYGYSASHSRYFWGMRLYLLATAEGMPVLWCLANPKLDEREVMAALIEADHHLIADGQVILADRGFASPEFDQFCDLRSIHLVRPKRANAKADAPRTPAEKALLRARQWIESIFQSLKGQLSLERHGARRHDGLFARVGQRLLALAAVIWHNTNIGAPNPRSLIAYDH, encoded by the coding sequence GTGACAGCTGACATCAACACCCTTCTGACCGCACTGTACGTGTTCGTAGACGATCACCTGGTACCGCGTCGCCGCCGTCCCGGCCGGCCCCAGCGGTTGTCCGACGCCGAACTGGTCTGCCTGATGATCACCCAGGTCCTGTTCGACTTCCCTCGTGAACGGCACTGGATCCGCTGGGCCGGCACCCACCTGCGCGACATGTTCCCGTACCTGCCGACCGCGTCCGGCTACGGCAAACGGGTCCGCGGCAGCGGTCAGCTCATCGCCACCGTGCTCCGGGCCCTGGCCCATGTCACCCCGACCAGTGCCCCGATCCTCAGGTTGATCGACTCCACCCCGGTACCGTGCGGCACCTCGCGGGAGACCACGAAACGTTCGGACCTGGCCGGGGACGCCGGCTACGGCTACAGCGCCTCACACTCCCGCTACTTCTGGGGCATGCGCCTGTATCTACTGGCCACAGCCGAGGGCATGCCCGTGCTGTGGTGCCTGGCCAACCCGAAACTCGACGAACGGGAGGTGATGGCCGCCCTCATCGAGGCCGACCACCACCTAATCGCCGACGGGCAGGTCATCCTGGCCGACCGTGGCTTCGCCAGCCCGGAGTTCGACCAGTTCTGCGACCTGCGGAGCATCCACCTGGTCCGCCCGAAACGCGCCAACGCCAAGGCCGACGCCCCACGCACCCCGGCCGAGAAAGCCCTGCTCCGCGCCCGCCAATGGATCGAGTCGATCTTCCAGAGCCTGAAAGGCCAACTCTCCCTGGAACGACACGGAGCCCGCCGACACGACGGCCTGTTCGCCCGCGTCGGTCAACGCCTACTCGCCCTGGCTGCCGTGATCTGGCACAACACCAACATCGGCGCACCCAACCCAAGATCACTCATCGCATACGACCATTGA
- a CDS encoding cytochrome c biogenesis CcdA family protein — MTGITLPLAVLAGVVSFASPCCLPMVPVFVSYMVGATPADSPRARRVAFAQALVFVLGFSAVFVALWASIGLIGYVLGDYRDVLRTVGGAVLIVMGLHVAGLIEISALYREVRVPVRTGGGPGAAGGPGANGGSGVNGGSGVNAGPGAAESSPAALAPSYRRSALLGVAFGAGWTPCIGPILGGIIGLASVTDSVGQGTALLVAYALGLGIPFILVAIGATEVSRRLGWLRRHHTAVSIVSGALLILTGFLMITNIFGKLSGLAPTFGL, encoded by the coding sequence ATGACCGGGATTACGCTGCCACTCGCGGTTCTCGCCGGGGTCGTATCCTTCGCCTCGCCCTGCTGCCTGCCCATGGTGCCGGTCTTCGTCAGCTACATGGTCGGTGCCACACCGGCGGACTCGCCCCGCGCCCGTCGGGTCGCCTTCGCCCAGGCGCTGGTCTTCGTCCTCGGATTCTCCGCGGTCTTCGTCGCGCTGTGGGCCTCGATCGGGCTGATCGGCTACGTGCTCGGCGACTATCGCGACGTGCTGCGGACGGTCGGCGGTGCCGTGCTGATCGTGATGGGTCTGCACGTAGCCGGTCTGATCGAGATCTCGGCGCTGTACCGGGAGGTCCGGGTACCCGTACGCACGGGCGGTGGACCGGGTGCGGCCGGTGGCCCTGGTGCGAATGGCGGCTCGGGTGTGAACGGCGGCTCGGGTGTGAATGCTGGCCCGGGTGCGGCCGAGTCCAGCCCGGCCGCGCTCGCCCCCAGTTACCGACGCTCGGCACTGCTGGGGGTCGCGTTCGGGGCGGGGTGGACGCCGTGCATCGGCCCCATCCTCGGCGGAATCATCGGCCTGGCCTCGGTCACCGACAGCGTCGGTCAGGGCACGGCCCTACTCGTCGCATACGCGTTGGGGCTGGGCATCCCGTTCATCCTGGTCGCCATCGGTGCGACCGAGGTGAGTCGCCGCCTGGGCTGGCTGCGGCGGCACCACACCGCGGTGTCGATTGTGTCGGGAGCGCTGCTCATCCTGACCGGCTTCCTGATGATCACCAATATTTTCGGCAAACTCTCCGGCCTAGCGCCCACCTTCGGTCTCTGA
- a CDS encoding TlpA family protein disulfide reductase has protein sequence MTTTDRPAGWRARIRTSRVGTLAVLAVTTVLVMGAAYLVDRPDPDADGVTAVELTGAASGPPPAVGKPAQDFTATTVDGQPVSLSEHKGKPIWLTFGASWCAPCRAEAPDIQAAYDQAKANGVVVIAVYLSEDAKDVRDYAIRLGLDFLHVADPETRIASAYRVMGIPTHYFINRAGELHSIKVGVLNRARMDAALAEISK, from the coding sequence GTGACGACAACTGATCGCCCGGCTGGTTGGCGCGCCCGAATCCGAACGAGCCGCGTCGGCACGCTGGCGGTGCTGGCCGTGACCACGGTCCTGGTGATGGGTGCGGCGTACCTGGTGGACCGGCCGGACCCGGACGCGGACGGGGTTACCGCCGTGGAGCTGACCGGTGCGGCGTCCGGCCCGCCACCAGCGGTGGGCAAACCCGCCCAGGACTTCACGGCCACGACCGTCGACGGTCAGCCGGTGTCGCTGAGTGAGCACAAGGGGAAACCCATCTGGTTGACCTTCGGTGCCAGTTGGTGCGCGCCCTGCCGGGCTGAGGCTCCGGACATCCAGGCCGCGTACGACCAGGCGAAGGCCAACGGTGTTGTGGTGATCGCGGTCTACCTCTCCGAGGACGCCAAGGACGTGCGGGATTACGCCATCCGACTGGGGCTGGACTTCCTTCACGTGGCCGACCCGGAGACCCGCATCGCCTCGGCCTACCGAGTGATGGGCATCCCGACGCACTACTTCATCAACCGCGCTGGCGAGTTGCACTCGATCAAGGTGGGTGTGCTCAACCGCGCCCGGATGGATGCCGCGCTAGCGGAGATCAGCAAATAG
- a CDS encoding cytochrome c biogenesis protein ResB produces the protein MSQKTHTDVDETVTGREQPGNLARDDLDSGIEISPRDLVDRIYRFLISKRTGLTLILAMGLLTLVGTLLEQAPDRVRDDPQAYASWLDSVRPKYGGWTNPLNMAGMFEVFSSVWFKSVTILLAVSILACTIHRTPQLWKRAMHPRIHVAEAFFSHAGLRAKVTLPLPPEQAIEQVRAALNGRRFRTITDPRGPGLNLYSDRFRYTPFGTVLAHLGFVVILGAVLISATTGFKNTQFPVTVGTRADVGYGTGLTVEARSFSDTYHADGRPKDYVSELVLYRGDRELASQEVRVNSPLRWEGVTFYQSYFGVSAVMQVKDSSGKNIFDAGVPLSFTSDDGQNAIGQFTMPDQNLMVYVVSAASGQVDPTIRAGQVRLEIFRMDSEQAIGAEVLSPGQPTTIGDLTYTFERERQFTGLIVSRDPGALWVWVGSSLMMLGLCLVLFFRHRRIWVRVRSTDEGSEVLLASTERRDSGFELWFRQFVADVGALAEKPGGHHEKVGAKDA, from the coding sequence ATGAGCCAGAAAACGCATACCGATGTCGACGAAACAGTGACCGGTCGGGAGCAACCGGGGAACCTGGCCCGCGACGACCTCGACTCGGGCATCGAGATCTCGCCACGGGACCTGGTCGACCGGATCTACCGATTCCTCATCTCCAAGCGGACCGGCCTGACGCTGATCCTTGCCATGGGGCTGCTCACCCTGGTGGGCACGCTGCTGGAGCAGGCGCCCGACCGGGTACGCGACGACCCGCAGGCGTACGCGAGCTGGCTCGACTCGGTCCGGCCGAAGTACGGCGGTTGGACGAATCCACTGAACATGGCCGGGATGTTCGAGGTCTTCTCATCCGTCTGGTTCAAGTCGGTGACCATCCTGCTGGCGGTCAGCATTCTCGCCTGCACCATTCACCGGACGCCGCAGTTGTGGAAACGGGCGATGCACCCCCGTATCCATGTTGCTGAGGCATTCTTCAGCCACGCCGGGCTGCGCGCAAAGGTCACCCTGCCCCTGCCGCCTGAGCAGGCAATCGAGCAGGTTCGCGCGGCGCTGAACGGACGTCGGTTCCGTACCATCACGGACCCGAGAGGGCCGGGTCTGAACCTCTACTCGGACCGGTTCCGCTACACCCCGTTCGGCACAGTCCTCGCCCACCTGGGTTTCGTGGTGATCCTGGGCGCGGTACTGATCAGTGCCACAACCGGTTTCAAGAACACGCAGTTCCCGGTGACGGTCGGTACGCGGGCGGATGTGGGCTACGGCACCGGCCTGACGGTCGAGGCGAGGTCCTTCTCCGACACGTACCACGCGGACGGCCGACCGAAGGACTACGTCAGCGAGCTGGTGCTCTACCGCGGCGACAGGGAGCTGGCCAGCCAGGAGGTGCGGGTCAACTCGCCACTGCGCTGGGAGGGCGTCACGTTCTACCAGTCGTACTTCGGTGTCTCCGCGGTGATGCAGGTCAAGGACAGCAGCGGCAAGAACATCTTCGACGCGGGTGTGCCGCTCTCGTTCACCTCCGACGACGGCCAGAACGCCATCGGCCAGTTCACGATGCCCGACCAGAACCTGATGGTGTACGTCGTCAGCGCCGCGTCGGGCCAGGTGGATCCGACCATCAGGGCCGGGCAGGTGCGGTTGGAGATCTTCCGGATGGACAGTGAGCAGGCCATCGGGGCCGAGGTGCTGTCGCCGGGCCAGCCGACCACCATCGGCGACCTGACCTACACCTTCGAGCGGGAGCGCCAGTTCACCGGACTGATCGTCTCTCGGGATCCGGGCGCGCTGTGGGTGTGGGTCGGCTCGTCGCTGATGATGCTCGGCCTGTGTCTTGTCCTCTTCTTCCGGCACCGGCGGATCTGGGTGCGGGTGCGGTCCACCGACGAGGGGAGTGAGGTTCTCCTCGCCTCTACGGAGCGGCGCGACTCGGGATTCGAGTTGTGGTTCCGCCAGTTCGTCGCCGATGTCGGCGCGCTCGCCGAAAAGCCGGGCGGGCACCACGAGAAGGTAGGAGCGAAAGATGCTTGA
- the drmC gene encoding DISARM system phospholipase D-like protein DrmC: MSHEAFANIIAGIAAELPAGHVTAWADVLAEVTAPDRSVEAALIDARPGYAIASHVRQLLVAWRTEAPELPGPAIALALRSAAHLHQQAAAQRTELVISGPTSPSVPVRLTSSVVVGLIRAARDSLLVVSFAAYGVTEVVTELVAAASRGVHIDLVLESSADEGGALRGPSGATTAFAELRDRAVFWHWPAQRRAAAGNPRSALHAKLISADGRAALISSANLTDRALSSNLEAGVVLHDPELVRRLVAHFTALMDPDNGPLERLP; encoded by the coding sequence ATGAGCCACGAGGCGTTCGCGAACATCATCGCCGGCATCGCCGCAGAGCTGCCCGCTGGACATGTCACGGCCTGGGCTGACGTGTTGGCTGAGGTGACCGCTCCGGATCGCTCGGTGGAGGCGGCACTCATCGACGCACGACCGGGCTACGCGATCGCCTCCCACGTCCGGCAACTGCTCGTCGCCTGGCGTACCGAGGCACCCGAGCTGCCCGGCCCGGCGATCGCCCTCGCGCTACGCAGCGCTGCACACCTGCACCAGCAGGCTGCCGCCCAGCGGACCGAACTGGTCATCAGCGGCCCGACCAGCCCTTCCGTCCCGGTGCGCCTGACCAGCTCTGTCGTGGTCGGCCTGATCCGGGCAGCCCGGGACTCCCTGCTCGTCGTGAGCTTCGCCGCGTACGGCGTCACCGAGGTGGTCACCGAACTGGTGGCGGCCGCCAGTCGAGGCGTACACATCGACCTGGTCCTGGAAAGCTCGGCTGACGAAGGGGGTGCGTTGCGCGGACCGTCCGGGGCCACCACCGCCTTCGCGGAGCTGCGTGACCGGGCCGTCTTCTGGCACTGGCCGGCGCAGCGACGGGCCGCCGCCGGCAACCCCCGGTCGGCCCTGCACGCGAAGCTCATCTCCGCCGACGGCCGGGCCGCGCTGATCAGCAGCGCTAACCTCACCGACCGGGCGTTGTCGAGCAACCTCGAAGCCGGCGTCGTCCTGCACGACCCGGAGCTGGTACGACGTCTCGTCGCCCACTTCACCGCCCTGATGGACCCCGACAACGGCCCGCTGGAGCGGCTGCCGTGA
- the drmA gene encoding DISARM system helicase DrmA — protein MNGEGVLAVPDERVIRAELERLVRADLLGPLGGQDEEFREDPLDRYILGRLAPNGISVEPDTQDELSDATTSDILEGDAEPSAPNVPSLAPSALGFTATVAGDVTALTITAHWGRYERTASTHEEHAGKRVWRRYQQGGTVRIRLDEGLLPKTVVDREQPAVVVRGRARRRDGLWLVSLFLENRQPASVKRDAALWLFQAELTATGVDGQPAFAPRPEQITGGDASDQAERRRLAMAYRFQPEFAVGHGTAVRAEQSDDDLMRAHTIRTTTVPEHEVPFTDVPSAAEDTDLPELANVVLDMRRLAELAEDGPVEALTAVIQPLVDGYRSWIDRNETTAGDPTRRLDGYRPQAREAVRDARRAADRIEAGIRLLASDPVARRAFGFANRAMYLQRVHSVVAADRREHPHTPLAQCITDADQPTNHRWRPFQLAFVLLNLPALADPRHAERTEDPRKATADLLWFPTGGGKTEAYLGLTAFTIAVRRLQPAYGGMAAATGLAVLMRYTLRLLTIQQFERAATLICAAETLRRADQSTWGEQPIRIGLWVGGRVTPNRTDDAEEWLSRQRRGRGMATRGQGSPHQLTTCPWCGTGIEAGRDISVEQVYRRTLVICPEVECPFSETGGFTLPADEKGLPVLLVDEEIYRHPPALLIATVDKFAQLPWKGETAALFGRVGRRCERHGYLTEDLERADWEKPTHRMKGGAPPARIVDCPRLRPPDLVIQDELHLISGPLGSLVGLYETAVDRLASWEPEPGHWSRPKVIASTATVRRAHRQIDALFHRHTEVFPPPGLDASDSFFARQRPATGHPGRRYIGICAHGTRIKSTLIRVYVSVLGAAQKLHDRYGHNPITDPYMTLVGYFNSLRDLGGMRRLVEDDVSTRLIRADERGLARRFDPLLKELTSRMPSDDIRPLLDQLAVRFSGTRPKGSPPPIDVLLATSMIAVGVDVSRLGVMVVANQPKSTAEYIQATSRVGRAAPGLVFTVYNWARPRDLSHYEKFDHFHANVYRHVEALSVTPFAERAIDRGLTGVLVALVRNLEPGYSGNLRAQEFDRHSKLADHVVRFLKRRSSVAADNATRNRVEDELEARLDLWARERSVPARRLAYDKPYRSDDIAGLLHRPEEGRWRQTTCPTSLRDVEPGIQLQLHISGVAADNPPPFRSRDTSNPAATS, from the coding sequence ATGAATGGGGAGGGTGTGCTCGCCGTACCGGATGAGCGCGTGATCCGTGCGGAGCTGGAACGGCTGGTCCGCGCCGACCTGCTCGGACCGCTCGGTGGGCAGGACGAAGAATTCCGGGAAGATCCACTTGATCGGTACATCCTGGGCCGGCTGGCACCCAACGGCATATCTGTCGAGCCGGACACCCAGGACGAGCTGTCTGACGCGACGACATCGGACATCCTGGAGGGCGACGCCGAGCCGAGCGCCCCGAACGTGCCCAGCCTCGCCCCCTCCGCACTGGGGTTCACCGCAACCGTTGCCGGCGATGTCACCGCGCTGACGATCACCGCCCACTGGGGACGCTACGAACGGACCGCCTCGACACATGAGGAACACGCCGGCAAGCGGGTCTGGCGTCGATACCAGCAGGGTGGCACGGTCAGGATTCGGCTCGATGAGGGGCTGCTGCCCAAGACCGTGGTCGACCGGGAACAGCCGGCTGTCGTCGTACGCGGGCGGGCCCGACGGCGCGACGGCCTGTGGCTCGTCTCGCTGTTCCTGGAAAACCGTCAGCCCGCCTCAGTCAAGCGGGATGCGGCGCTCTGGCTCTTCCAGGCCGAGCTGACCGCGACCGGTGTGGACGGCCAACCGGCCTTCGCGCCCCGCCCGGAGCAAATCACCGGCGGTGACGCCTCTGATCAGGCCGAACGGCGTCGACTGGCGATGGCCTACCGGTTCCAGCCCGAGTTCGCGGTCGGGCACGGCACGGCGGTGCGTGCCGAGCAGTCGGACGACGACCTGATGCGGGCACACACCATTCGCACCACGACCGTTCCCGAACACGAGGTGCCGTTCACCGACGTGCCCAGCGCCGCAGAGGACACGGACCTGCCCGAGTTGGCCAACGTGGTGTTGGACATGCGGCGGTTGGCCGAGTTGGCCGAAGACGGCCCGGTCGAGGCGCTCACGGCGGTGATCCAGCCACTCGTCGACGGCTACCGATCCTGGATCGACCGCAACGAAACCACGGCCGGTGACCCGACCCGACGGCTCGACGGCTATCGGCCGCAGGCACGCGAGGCGGTGCGGGACGCCCGCCGGGCCGCCGACCGGATCGAGGCGGGCATCCGGCTGCTCGCGTCGGACCCGGTCGCACGGCGAGCGTTCGGGTTCGCCAACCGGGCCATGTATCTGCAACGAGTGCACAGCGTGGTCGCCGCCGACCGGCGCGAGCATCCCCACACCCCACTGGCCCAGTGCATCACCGACGCCGACCAGCCGACCAACCATCGGTGGCGCCCATTCCAGCTGGCCTTCGTCCTGCTCAACCTGCCAGCGCTGGCCGACCCCCGGCACGCCGAGCGCACCGAGGACCCCAGAAAGGCCACCGCCGACCTGCTGTGGTTTCCCACCGGTGGTGGCAAGACCGAGGCATACCTGGGCCTGACCGCGTTCACCATCGCCGTACGTCGGCTCCAACCGGCATACGGCGGCATGGCGGCTGCCACTGGCCTTGCCGTCCTGATGCGTTACACCCTTCGACTGCTGACCATCCAACAGTTCGAGCGAGCCGCCACCCTGATCTGTGCTGCGGAAACGCTGCGCCGCGCCGACCAGTCCACCTGGGGTGAGCAGCCAATCCGGATCGGGCTGTGGGTCGGCGGGCGGGTCACCCCCAACCGCACCGACGATGCCGAGGAGTGGCTGTCCCGGCAGCGCCGGGGCCGGGGCATGGCGACCCGGGGCCAGGGCTCCCCGCACCAGCTCACCACCTGCCCGTGGTGCGGCACCGGCATCGAGGCGGGCCGGGACATCTCGGTGGAACAGGTATACCGACGCACCCTGGTGATCTGCCCGGAGGTGGAGTGCCCGTTCAGTGAAACGGGCGGGTTCACGCTGCCCGCGGATGAGAAGGGCCTGCCGGTCCTGCTGGTCGACGAGGAGATCTATCGTCATCCGCCCGCACTACTGATCGCCACCGTGGACAAGTTCGCCCAACTGCCGTGGAAGGGCGAGACCGCCGCCCTCTTCGGCCGGGTCGGTCGACGGTGCGAACGCCACGGCTACCTGACCGAGGACCTCGAACGGGCCGACTGGGAAAAACCGACCCACCGCATGAAAGGTGGTGCCCCACCCGCCCGCATCGTCGACTGCCCACGGTTGCGCCCGCCGGACCTGGTCATCCAGGACGAGCTACACCTGATCTCCGGGCCGCTCGGTTCCCTGGTCGGCCTCTACGAGACCGCTGTGGACCGGCTGGCGAGCTGGGAGCCGGAGCCAGGCCACTGGTCCCGCCCCAAGGTCATCGCTTCGACCGCCACCGTACGCCGCGCCCACCGGCAGATCGACGCGCTGTTCCACCGCCACACCGAAGTGTTCCCACCGCCCGGACTGGACGCCTCGGACAGCTTCTTCGCCCGCCAGCGCCCCGCCACCGGGCACCCCGGACGCCGCTACATCGGCATCTGCGCCCACGGCACACGGATCAAGTCCACCCTGATCCGGGTCTACGTCTCGGTGCTCGGCGCGGCACAGAAACTACACGACAGGTACGGCCACAACCCGATCACCGACCCCTACATGACCCTGGTCGGCTACTTCAACAGCCTGCGGGACCTGGGCGGGATGCGTCGCCTGGTAGAGGACGACGTGTCCACCCGACTCATCCGGGCCGACGAACGCGGACTGGCCCGACGATTCGACCCGCTACTCAAGGAGTTGACCTCCCGCATGCCGTCGGACGACATCCGGCCGCTGCTGGACCAACTCGCCGTACGGTTCAGTGGCACCCGCCCCAAGGGCAGCCCGCCACCGATCGACGTGCTCCTGGCCACGAGCATGATCGCTGTCGGCGTGGACGTGTCCCGGCTCGGCGTGATGGTCGTCGCCAACCAGCCCAAGTCGACCGCCGAATACATCCAGGCCACCAGCCGGGTCGGGCGAGCCGCACCGGGGCTGGTCTTCACCGTCTACAACTGGGCCAGGCCGCGTGACCTGTCGCACTACGAGAAGTTCGACCACTTCCACGCAAACGTCTACCGGCACGTCGAGGCGCTGTCGGTGACCCCGTTCGCCGAGCGCGCCATCGACCGGGGTCTGACCGGCGTACTGGTGGCACTGGTGCGTAACCTCGAACCCGGCTACAGCGGCAATCTGCGCGCTCAGGAGTTCGACCGGCACAGCAAGCTCGCCGATCACGTCGTACGGTTCCTCAAACGCCGTAGCAGCGTGGCCGCCGACAACGCCACCCGCAACCGGGTCGAGGACGAACTCGAAGCGCGCCTCGACCTGTGGGCCCGGGAACGCTCGGTGCCGGCCCGCCGGCTGGCCTACGACAAGCCGTACCGCAGCGACGACATCGCCGGCCTGCTACATCGCCCCGAGGAGGGACGCTGGCGGCAGACCACCTGCCCCACCTCGCTACGCGACGTCGAGCCCGGTATCCAGCTACAGCTGCACATCAGCGGCGTGGCCGCTGACAACCCCCCACCGTTCCGCTCCCGAGACACCAGCAACCCGGCGGCAACCTCATGA
- the ccsA gene encoding cytochrome c biogenesis protein CcsA, which translates to MLEFSQYCLIASSILVALAMVSYVVVLAMRRTVRQPALAHAGARGSGSTETPEGVRGVGATAKPTGLVWYGSRLTVLALLFLTAALVARTVATGHGPFSNQYEFAVSFAWGMLAAYIYFEWKYQVRMLALVVLPITEAILLYSETADAAASPLVPALQNNLLLTLHVVTAVVAYGAAAVACAAGVLYLIQPEGGRRGLPKPALLDEIGYRAVVVSFPMMTIMIILGAIWADIAWGTYWSWDPKETASLVTWLIYGAYLHARVVRGWRGRRSAWLLMLGFAAVLFTYFGNLFFGGMHAYA; encoded by the coding sequence ATGCTTGAGTTCTCCCAATACTGCCTTATCGCCAGCAGCATCCTGGTCGCCTTGGCGATGGTCTCGTACGTGGTCGTCCTCGCGATGCGGCGCACGGTCCGTCAGCCGGCACTGGCACACGCCGGGGCAAGAGGCAGCGGCTCCACGGAAACACCGGAGGGCGTGCGGGGTGTCGGAGCGACCGCCAAGCCGACCGGCCTGGTCTGGTACGGCAGCCGCCTCACCGTCCTGGCCTTGCTGTTTCTCACCGCCGCGCTGGTGGCACGGACGGTGGCAACCGGACACGGGCCGTTCTCCAACCAGTACGAGTTCGCCGTGTCCTTCGCCTGGGGCATGCTCGCCGCCTACATCTACTTCGAGTGGAAGTACCAGGTGCGGATGCTCGCGCTGGTGGTGTTGCCGATCACCGAGGCGATACTGCTCTACTCCGAGACGGCCGACGCCGCCGCCTCGCCGCTGGTGCCGGCGTTGCAGAACAACCTGCTGCTGACCCTGCACGTCGTGACGGCGGTCGTCGCCTACGGTGCCGCTGCGGTCGCCTGCGCGGCTGGTGTGCTGTACCTGATCCAGCCGGAGGGCGGCCGGCGCGGCCTGCCCAAGCCGGCGTTGCTCGACGAGATCGGTTACCGCGCCGTGGTGGTGTCGTTCCCGATGATGACCATCATGATCATCCTGGGTGCGATCTGGGCCGACATCGCCTGGGGTACGTACTGGAGCTGGGACCCGAAGGAGACCGCGTCACTGGTCACCTGGCTGATCTACGGCGCGTACCTGCATGCCCGGGTGGTCCGGGGCTGGCGCGGCCGGCGGTCCGCCTGGCTGCTCATGCTCGGCTTCGCCGCGGTGCTGTTCACCTACTTCGGCAACCTGTTCTTCGGTGGGATGCACGCCTACGCCTAG